Genomic window (Pseudovibrio brasiliensis):
ACATTCGCTCGTCTACAATGGGCAGCACCGCACCGGCACCCTTTGCAGGTAAGTATCTGCAGGTGGTTGAAGCTGGCAAACCAGCGCTTTCTGGCGATGCCTCTTCTCTTCCGCTGACCATTGATGATGACGGCATAGAGCTGACCGCTGAGCTGGTGTTTACAGGCACGTTGCCCCGGGCAGACCTGATCACGCGCGACCAATCCAATCCAGCCTATCAGATTGATAATATGGGCACTTTTGCGCAAGCTATCACACGGCAGGACAAGGCTGTTCAGCTCTATCTGACCTTGCCTGAGGGACAAGGCAGCCGCCTGATCACCTTCCCGAAGTTGTGGCAGGACCGGATGACAGAGCCAGTGCTCTTCATCATCGCGGCCCTTTGCATCACGCTGGTGTTCGTGCTGGCCCGCAGCCTCGTGCACTACACTGCTGCCCCCTTCCGATCCCTCGCCAAGTATGAGCGCGCTGAGCTGAAGCCGTGGGATACAGAGGAAGCCGTCGCCTTGCAGGATACGCTGGTACGAGAGCAGGAAGCCCGGGCGCAGCTGCTGGAAGAGCAAAAGCGGATGCTGGCCTCCATCAGCCATGACCTGCGCACACCCGCCACCCGTTTGCGGCTGCGACTGGAACAGATCGAGTCCACGTCCCTGCGCAATCGCATGCTGCATGATGTAGAGGAGATGACCCGTCTCATCGCTGCTTCCCTTGATTTTCTGCGGTTCAATGCCCTTCTGGAAGAGCCTCAGCAGCTCTCCCTCGCCGCGCTGCTTCAGTCGCTTTGTGATGATTACATGGATACAGGCAATGATGTTGTCTTCGTGCCTCAACGCCACAAAATGACGGACCAGAGTCGCAATATTTTCGGCGGTGGCGGAGAGGTTGAACTGGAAGTGGAAGGCCGCGCTGTCATGAATGGCCAACCGACGGCCCTGCGCCGTGCCTTCAGCAATCTCATTGATAATGCACTCAAATATGGCGGTGCAGCAATTGTTGAGATGCAAAACCTTGAGAATGATCAGCTACTTGTTTCCATCAGCGATCCTGGCCCCGGCATTCCGACCCATCTGCATGAAAAGGTGTTTGAGCCGTTCTTCCGCAACGACAGTGTGGAACGCACGCGCTCTTCCAGCGTTGGCCTAGGCCTGTCCATCGTCAAGCAGATCATCAACGCCCATGGCGGCGAGATCAGCCTTGGCGAAACGGCAGAAGGCAAGTTCTGCATCTTCGTAAAACTGCCCCGTGAACTTTAAAGAATCACGGTCTGCGTAGTTTTCCTCATCCCACCCTTCATTTTGGGGAAAGATCTGCAAAAACAACCTGTAATGTAACAAGTTGAAACATCAGGTTTGCCGAGTGACCAGTTTCATGATTTCCCTAGGACATCATTTAGAAATCCGCCTTTAAAAGCGGAGGGTGCTATCACTGCATTTGGGCAGTGGGGCCGGACTATAATGGAGTACAGGATGAAAGCGCTATTCATTGGCCAGTCCTACATCGACGTAACCTTTTTGTCAGAGACCATGCCGGAAGGCGACGAAAAGGCGATCGCGCAGGATTATGCAGTCAGCTTCGGCGGCAACGCCGTCACCGCAGCTTTTGTTTGCGCAAAGCTGGGCATCGCGCCAGACCTGTTGTGCTCCATGGCAGACGACTGGCTCTCCCGCATGTTCCGCGATATGGCCGCGAAGTACTCCATTCCGATCCATAGCTGCAAGGTGAAAGAAAGCTCTCTCTCCTTCATCATGCCAAAGGATGGCAAGCGTGCGATTGTCCGTTGTCGTGACAACGACTTCCTGCATCCGTTCCCGGATCTCAATCTTGCTGGCTGTCAGGCCCTGCATGTGGACGGCCACATCCCACACGCTGCTCTGCACTACGCCAAACTGTGCCGCAAGCACGGCATTCTGACCTCTCTGGACGGTGGTGCGGTTCGCGAGAACACCGAGGAGCTGCTCGATTACATCGATGTGGCGATTGTTTCTGAACTGTTCTGTGAGCAGCTTGGCAAATCACCAGAAGACACACTGGAATACCTGCGCGCCAAAGGCGTGAAAGTGGGCGGTGTGACACAGGGCGAGCAAGGTCTGCTGTGGTACGAAGACAAATGCCCGATCAAACGCCAGCCAGCACTGAAGGTGCCTAAAGACCGCGTTATCGACACCAACGGTGCGGGTGACACCTTCCACGGCGCTTACGTTTACGCGTATCTGGCTGATCCAAAAGGCAGCTGGGAAGATCACTTCAAAACCGCCCGTGCAGCTTCTGCGCACGCCATTCAGTTCCTCGGCAACGAAGCGTCTTTGCCAACGGTTCTGGATCTGGACAACGTGCAGAAGAACTTCCCTGCAGGCGATGAGTGATATGTGCGCTGATCAACCTGTAAAAACGGCTCTGGTGGGCTTTGGCGTTTCCGGCCAAAGCTTCCACGCGCCGCTGCTGACCTTCGTTGACGGGATAGAGCTTGCTGCTGTTGTTTCCAGCAAGCCGGATCTCGTGAAGAGCAAACTGCCGGACAGCACGCCCTACACTTCTTTTGATGAGGTGCTGGAGCTGCCGGAGATCGAGCTTGTCGTTCTCAGCCTGCCCAACACGCTGCACTACGATCATGCCAAGAAGGCGCTGCTCGCTGGCAAGCACGTGGTGGTTGAAAAGCCATTCACCATCACGAGCGCAGAGGCAAAAGAACTGATTGAGATTGCAGAGCAGAAAGACCTGAAGCTCTCCGTCTATCACAATCGCCGCTTCGACTGTGATTTCCTGACACTGCAGGACCTGATGGAAACAGGCCGCCTTGGCAAAGTGCACTCTTACTTGTGCAACTACAATCGCTACCGCCCGGACATCAAAGGCCGCTGGCGCGAGCAAGATATCCCCGGCGCTGGCATTCTGTATGATCTGGGTGCCCATGGTATCGATCAGGCGCTCTGCTTGTTTGGCACGCCAAAGTCGGTTCAGGCGAAACTGCGTGTTCAGCGCAAAGATGCAGCGGCAGTGGATCACTTCCACCTCGTGCTCGGCTATGACGACTGTGACGTCATCCTGCACGGCAACTGCCTCAGCACCGAGCAAGGCCCGCGCTTTCAGGTGAGCGGGGATAAAGCCACCTACATCACCTATGGCATGGACCCGCAAGAGGACATGCTGAAGGCCGGTGGCGGACCCGCTCGTTCTGACTGGGGTGTTGAAGCGAAAGACGACTGGGGCATCCTTTACGACGAGGCTGGTGAAGGTACACCTGTACCAAGCCAGAAAGGTGGCTATGAGCGTTTCTACGCTGGTGTGCGGGATGCGATCCGCCACGGTACCGCAGTACCCGTCTCCCCTCACGATGCCATGCAGACCATCCGCATCATCGAAGCCGCTTACCTGAGCGACAAAGAGACCAGAACGGTCTTTCTCTAATTTTGAAATCAGACCTGTGGCAGTCCTATGCTGCCGCCGGTTCCTTCCCTTAACGTTAAGAACATAAGCGCGCACCGAAAAGCGCTTTGAACGCAAATTTCACATAGCAACGCACGAAATAACGGTGACCCAAATCCGGCGCTCTAATGGCGTCTTCAGGTACGGATGCAGTTGGATTCTGTCTGTTACAATCTGATTTTGGGCAGTCTGCGGGCAAAGCAGCGTGAATAACTTGGCCTGTAATGTATCAAGCTGTTGTTACAAACCTGTTGTAAATGCGTAAGGGCACCCTCTGCATCGCATGTAATTCCAAGATATATATTAGTATAGAACTCAAACTAATCTTTCTTACAGATATAATAGATTAGCTGTGATTTTTATAAGCAAGTCATTCTCTATGTAATGAGAAATATTTCCCTTTGTAACAATTCGTAACACCCTGTAACACTAGTCTTTTTACGTATTGTTGTGCGGCCTTACGCAAATGATCCTCGCGTAAAAATCGCCTCTTGTCCCATCAAGACTTAGTGGAAGCTTAAGCAGGCGCGCATTCACCTAATATAATCGGGAGATAAAACGGTGAAGGATCCAAAAAACAAATTTTCCATCAATTTGCCTTTGAAGGGCATTGTTCAGGCTATCACCGACCTGCCCGATCCGGTGTTTGCCGAAAAGATGATGGGTGATGGTGTTGCCATCGACCCGATCGACAATGTTCTTTACGCCCCATTTGCTGGTCAGATAACTCAAATTCATAATTCACATCATGCGGTTACGTTGCGGCAAGGCGACGTTGAACTGCTGATGCACATCGGTCTCGATACTGTCGCTCTGAAAGGCCGCGGCTTTGAACTGCACGTCGCTGAGGGAGATCAGGTCGAGCAAGGTCAGCCACTTATCACCTTCGACGCCGACACCATCGCCCGCGAATGTGTTTCGGTTCAATCCGCAGTTGTTATCACCAGCGGTCAGGAAATCACCACAGTTACTCCCCTTGGCAGCGTCCAGACAGACCTCAATCAGATTGTCTTCACCGTTCCAAGCAGCAACGATCCTCAAGGCACATCCGCCCCTGCACAGGAAACTGCCACTGAGCCAACCGGCCCTGCGATCACCGGCTCCATCAAGATCCCAAATGCCACCGGCCTCCATGCCCGTCCAGCCGCCCGTCTGGCTGTTGAAGTGCGCAAAGCCGATGCAAAAGTGACCTTCACCGTCAACGGCAAAACCTGCAGCGGTTCCTCAGTCACCGGCATCATGTCTCTGAAAACAAAGCTGGGTGACACGCTGGAAATCGAAGCTGTTGGACCGGATGCGCAGCAGGTGGTGGCTGATGTTATCGCCGCTGTGAAGGCCGGTCTTGGCGAAGAGATCACCAGTTTCTCCGAAGCCCCACAACAAGAGGTTGAGGAAGAAGCGCCGCTGCTTCAGGTTAAGTCCGGCGAAGAAGGCGTTCTCATCGGCTTCACCGCATCTCCGGGCCGCGCCATCGGCAAATTGGTCAAGCACAACAAAGCTCTACCAGAGGTCACCCGCGAAAGCATCGGCGCAGCTGAAGAGCGTGCAGCCTTCAAAGCTTCCGTTAAATCGTCCATTGCAGATCTGCAAAGCATCATAGATCGCCTGACCAAGAACGGTCAGGAAGAGCTGGCAGAAGTCTTCAACGCTCACATCGAGTTACTCTCCGACCCGGAACTCTCTGAAAAGCCATTGGCCGACATCGCCAAGGGCCAAGGCGCAGCCTGGAGCTGGAAGCTGGCGTATGAGGCACAAGCAGAAACCCTCGCCAAGATGGACGACCCACTGCTGGCGGGCCGCGCTGCAGACGTCCGCGACATTGGCCTGCGCGTTCTGAAGAAGCTGCTCGGCGTTGATGATGGCGGCGAAATCCTCGAAGAAGGTACGATCCTCCTTCAGGAAGACATCACACCCTCCGAAATCGTTGCACTGGACCTGACCAAGATCGTAGGCCTGTGCACCACTCACGGTGGCTCTTCTTCTCACGCAGCTATCATCGCACGCTCCAATGACCTGCCTTATCTTGTCAACGTTGAAGACGCCATGAAGGATCTGGCAGACGGCACCGTCCTGCTTCTGGATGCCAAACGCGGCAAAATCAAAGTTGCTCCGACTGATGCAGAGCAGGCGGCCTTCACCAAGAAGATCGAAAATGCTGCGAAACAGGCCGAAGAATACCAGCGCGACGCTCACAAACCAGCCATCACCAAAGACGGTTTTCAGGTCGAAATCGCAGCCAACATCGGCAGCGTAGAAGACGCAGAAAAGGCTGTTGCAGCCGGCGCCGAAGCCGTTGGCCTACTACGCTCTGAGTTCCTCTACATGGAGCGTCTCAACGAGCCGACTGAAGAAGAGCAAGCCGAAAAAGTTGGCGCAATTCTTGAGGTTATGGGCAAAGAACGCCCTGTCATCATCCGCACACTGGATGTGGGCGGCGACAAGCCTCTGCCATATCTGCCAATGCCGCAAGAAGAAAACCCGTTCCTCGGTGTTCGCGGCGTACGCATCGGCATCGAGCGCCCAAGCATCCTGCGCCGTCAGGTCCGCGCGATCCTCTCTCAGGCTCACAAGGGCCACGCTCGCATCATGTACCCAATGATCAGCGCCCTGGATGAGCTTCGTGCCGTCAACGCGCTGGTGCGTGAAGAGCAGAAAAACCTTGGTGTTGAACACGTTGAAGTCGGCATCATGATCGAAGTGCCATCCGCTGCCCTCATGGCAGACAAGCTGGCACAAGAAGTCGACTTCTTCTCCATCGGCACCAACGACCTCACCCAATACGTCATGGCCATTGACCGCGGCCACCCAGGCCTCGCAGCCCGTGCAGATGCCCTGCACCCAGCCGTTCTGCGCATGATCGAGCTCACCGTCAGAGCAGCGGAAGATGCAGGCAAATGGGTTGGCGTATGTGGCGGCCTCGCCAGTCAGATCGAAGCGGTGCCGATCCTCATCGGCCTCGGTGTCAAAGAACTCTCCGTCAGCGTACCTGCTCTGCCGGAAGTGAAACACACAGTTCGCACTGTATCCATGGAGGAGTCCCGCAAGCTCGCACAAGCGGCTTTGGACTGCGCGGATACCAGTGACGTGAAAGATCTCCTCAAGTCACACCAGTGATGCAGGAGTAAATGTGGGAGTTGGCGTTCCAGACGGGAATGCCTAACAAAATCAGGGGGCATGGCGTGTTCGCACACCATGCAACTCTGGGGGAAAAACAATGAGTACATTCTCAAACGCATTTGGTGCCTTACAAAAGGTTGGTAAGTCCCTGATGCTGCCAGTGTCGGTTCTTCCAGCTGCTGGTATCCTTCTCGGCGTCGGCGCTGCTGACCTGCCGTTCATTCCGGAATTCATCAACCATCTGATGGCGCAGGCTGGTGGTTCGATCTTCGGTAACCTGCCAATCATCTTTGCGGTTGCTGTTGCACTTGGCTTTGCGAAAAACGACGGTGTAGCTGGCCTTGCTGCTGTGGTTGGCTACGGTGTTCTTCTGGCGACAATGGGCGTTGTTGCAGAAACACTTGCCATCGAAACCAAGCCGATCCTCGGCATCACCTCCATCGACACCGGCGTGTTCGGCGGCATCCTCGTGGGCGCGCTGGCTGCGTTCATGTTCAACAAGTTCTTCCGCATTAAGTTACCGGATTATCTCGGCTTCTTCGCGGGTAAGCGCTTTGTGCCGATCATCACAGCATTCGCCTGTATTTTCCTCGGTGTTATCCTGTCGTTCGTATGGCCTCCAGTCGGTGGTGCCATCAACGCGTTCTCCCGTTGGGCAGCTGAAGAAAACCCTGAAGTTGCGTTCTTCATCTACGGTGTGATTGAACGTGCGCTGATCCCATTCGGCCTGCACCACATCTGGAACGTTCCGTTCTTCTTCGAAGCTGGTTCCTACATCGATCCGGCAACCGGTCAGGCTGTCACCGGCGAAATCCAGCGCTACCTTGCTGGCGATCCAACTGCTGGTAACATGGCTGGTGGTTACCTCTTCAAAATGTGGGGTTTGCCTGCTGCTGCACTGGCAATCTGGCACTGCGCGAAGCCTGAAAACCGCACCATGGTTGGCGGTATCATGATCTCCGCAGCGCTGACCTCCTTCCTCACAGGTATCACTGAGCCAATCGAATTCGCGTTCCTGTTCGTTGCGCCAGTTCTTTACATCGCGCACGCAATTCTGGCAGGTGTTGGCTACTCTCTGATGATCATGCTCGGCATCAAGCACGGCATGACCTTCTCACACGGCTTCATTGATTACGTACTGCTTTACCCACTCTCCTCCAACGGCTGGATGTTGGTCGTGTTTGGTCTGGGTTATGCGGCTCTGTACTACGCTGTGTTCCGTGTACTCATCGTAGCTCTGAACCTGAAAACACCTGGCCGCGAAGCTGCAACTGAAGCAACCGCTGCTGTTGCCTCTGGTGATGAAGACGCTATGTCCGCAGCACTGGTTAAGGCCTTCGGCGGTGCAGACAACATAACTAATCTGGACGCATGCATCACCCGCCTGCGCGTCAGCACGGCAGATGTTTCTAAGGTTGACGATGCTGCCCTGAAAGCCCTCGGCGCCCGCGGTGTGATCCGCGTTGGCAACGGTGCACAGGCCATCTTCGGCACAGCCTCTGAGAACCTGAAAACCGATATGGAGATCTATCTGCAAGGTGGCGGAGCCTCCGCAAAACCAGCAGCAGAACCAGCTCTCGATGTAGCTGCGATCTTTAGTCAGCTTGGCGGCAAGGATAACGTGGTAGCTGTTGAAGCTGTGGCCAACACCCGCGTCCGCGTTGAACTGCGCGACATCGCTGGTGTGTCCATACCGGACCTGTCCCAGGCAGGTGTTCAGGTCATGAAAGCCGGAGACAAAGCGCTCCACCTCATCGTTGGCGAAAAGTACACCACCCTCGCCAAGGATCTCTCTGCTCAGATCTAACTGACAGAGACCCAAGGTGCCTTTGGAGGTTTACCCTCCTCCCGAACCTTCAGAGGCACCGCCACCAAAAGCAGCACTCCCCGCCCGGCGAGTGCTGCTTTTTTGTGTTGGGCTAGTGAGATAGTGACAACGAGCTATTTTTCTCGCAGTATAGCGAAAGTACGGAACAGCTCATCGGAAATGCCCTCATGTTCCAATAATAACTTAACATCAAATAAGTCCCGCAGGTGTTGCCGATCCATAGCAGAACAAAGCCTACCAGCAAACAAATCTTCAAAGGCGGCACCTGCATTTCCACAAAGCTAAATTGCTCCTTAACAGCCTCCGTTACCATTCGAACTTCATGTGGGTTCACGGTGCCGCGCATAACGGGTGAAGTCTCAAGCTTGATTTCAATATTATTGCCAGTGATTAGTATACGTGTTTCTTGATTGTCACCGCCTGCAATTAGGTGCACCCGTGTCCCATCGACATTGGCCTCGATTGAAACCGGCAAAAGCATAAGAGCCTGCTTGATTTGGTGCTATTAAGTTAACTCTGGGCCCAGTCTTGCTTAGTAAGTGTTGAATATGACTTCAGCACAGATCAGTGACAAACGGCATCGTTTTCTGCCACAGATTATCTCGCATGTTGTTTGGCTGTATCACCGCTTTTTCCCTCAGCCTGCGCGAGGTTGAGGAGATGCTACTGGAGCGCGGCATAATCTATCATATAAACCATCCGCCAGTGGGGGAACAAGTTTGGCCCAGCTTACACTCGTCAGTTGCGACACAAAATAGCACAAAGTACAGATATCTGGTATCTCGATGAAATTCTTCAAAATGGTGCAACACTAAAGCTGCCAAACTTTAACTGACCCGTCTATTATCGAAACAAGGCGTGTTTCCCAAGCGGGTCATCACCGACAAACTCGGTTCTTACGGTGCCGCAAAGCACAATGTGATGCCCGCTGTTGAGCACCGCAGCCACAAGGGCCCCAACAATCGAGCTGAAAATTCACATCTGCCCTTGCGAAAACGAGAGCGAGCCATGCAAAAGTTCAAGTCGCCAGGCCAGTTTTAAAAATTTCTGTTAGTCTTCTCTGGTCTACGTAATCTCTTCGTTCCATCTCACCACCAACGATCCACAATCGGCATTTGCCTCCACCGCATCAACACCTTTTCACAATGAAAACAAACCACTATGCTTGATGTCTAAAATGTGCCCGAAGAAAACGATTGCGGCTATGTTTATAGCGTCGTTCAGGGAAGTGTCACTTTATTCTAAGCAAAGAACCTCGGCGTTTTGCAGTTAAAGCGTCGAGGTTGAAGGGCGTTTAGAGTTCGATTTTGCTGGCGCCAATCTGGTGGGCAAAGGCACGTACGGTGTTAACCAGCAGATACGAGATCGTTAGTGGTCCAACACCGCCAGGTACTGGAGTGATGGCACTGGCGACTTTAGAAACAGCCTCAAAATCCACATCTCCAACGATACCGGATTTGCCGTCCCCCAGATCCCGCAGGCGGTTGATGCCCACGTCAATCACCACTGCACCCGGCTTCACCCAATCTGCTTTTACCAGATGAGGTGAGCCAGCTGCGGCCACGATGATATCTGCAGCGCGAACTTTGCCTTCAATATCATGGCTGAGGTGGTGAACAGAGGTGACGCTACAGCCCTGTTGTAGTAACAACTCAGCCATCGGTTTGCCAACAATATTTGAGCAACCGATCACCGTGGCATCTTTACCGTGAAAGTCATCAATCACGGTCTTCAACAGACGCAGACACCCCTGCGGGGTGCACGGTGCAAGAGCGTCTTGTGACCCTGCCATAAAGCTTCCGAAGTTGAGAGGATGAAAGCCATCCACGTCTTTCTCCGGCGCTATTTCATGCAGAATCTCACGCGCGTTCATTCCGTTTGGTAGAGGAAGCTGCAGCAAAATACCGTGGGTATCAGGATCAGCACTCAGATCACGGATAACTTGGGTTAGCTCAGCCTGAAAGATATTGGCATCAAGGGCGAGTTTTTCGCTTTCGATGCCCACTTTGCGGCAGCGTTTAACCTTGTTGTTCACGTAGATCGCACTGGCTGGATCGTCACCAACCACCACAACAGTCAACTTCGGTGTTTTGCCGAAAGAGGCATGTAAGGAGGCAATAGCCTCCTTAACTTCTTCATCAATAACTGCGGCAAGAGTTTTGCCGCAGATGATTTGTGCTTGTGTCATTGTTGGAAGATCACTGTGCGATTGCCATGAATGAACACACGGCCTTCAGCATGCAGCTTCAGGGCGCGAGCCAAAACGCGGGCTTCGACGTCCTGTCCGCGGCGAACCAGGTCTGCTGGCGTTTCTGCGTGGCTGATGCGTTCCGCATCTTGCTCGATGATTGGACCTTCATCCAGGTCAGGCGTCACATAGTGCGCAGTTGCCCCAATGTGCTTCACACCGCGTTCCCAGGCCCGGTTGTAAGGCATTGCGCCTTTAAATGCCGGCAGGAAGGAGTGGTGAATATTGATGATCTTGCCGAAATGTTTGGAACTCAGCTGATCGGACAGGATCTGCATGTAGCGCGCCAGAACGACCAGTTCAGCACCAGTGCGCTCAATAAGCTCATCAAGCTTGGCTTCCTGCTCAGCTTTGTTCTCTTTATTGACTGGCCATAGATAGAATGGAATGCCCAGGCGCTCCACATCTGCCCGACTGTTGGCATGGTTAGAAACAACAGCTTTAATCTCGATCGGCAGTTTGCCGGTCTGCACACGATACAGAATATCAATTAAGCAGTGGTCAAACTTGGAAACCATCAGGATGGTCGGGATCACACGAGTCGTGTCATCAAGCGAAATTTCCGCTTTGAAAGCCTCTGCAAACTCATCAAGAGTTGCATCCAGCGCTGCACGGTCAGTTTGGCCTGAAGGTTGGAGGTTCATTCTGATGAAGAACTTGCCAATACCATCTTCCTGCTTTGTGCCAGGCTCTGGCTGGAAGAATTGGGAACTCTCCAGAATGTTGCAACCGTTCTGGTTCAGGCGGTTGCTCAGATCTGCGACGACACCTGGCTGGTCGGGGCAGGTCATTTTCAAAATCAGGCTCATGATTTCATGCTCGCATGGCAGGATGGAAAGTCACTTTCCATCCCGGCGTTTCAATAGGTTAGAGGGATGTTAGACGACCAGAAGGTCGCGTGAATAATCAGTCAGGTACTCAAAGCCGGTTTCAGTCACGACGATAGAGTCACCAATACGGCCACCGGTCTGGCCATCAACGGAGATGCCGCCATCAACGGCAAAGGTCATGCCCGGTTGCAGAACAGTCTTGTCAGCAGCTTTCAGCTCTGGTGCTTCCAGATAAGCCATGCCGATGGAGCGCCCAGTGCGGTAGCCCGTCTCATAGCCACGAGCACGGTAAACCTCATTGGCAGCCTCTGCCACATCTTCAGCCAGCACTCCGGCCTTGATGGATTTGAGCGCAGCCTGCTGTGCTTCGATGGCAGCCATCTGCACTTTTGCAGCTTCATCGCTCACTTCTTTCACGAAGAACATGCGGTCAAAGCCAAGCTTGTATTGCTTGAACTGAGCCATGTTACAGAAGCAGAAGTAAACTGGGTCACCCACCTTGTAGTTCTTCACGCTGGCACGGCGGTGAACCATGGATGTATCAGTACCACTCTGCATAATCTGCAGGTTATGGATCATTGGAGAGACAAACGCTTCCCAGCCTTTTGCTGTCAGGAAGCCAGCAGCTTTGCGGGTGCCAGCGTTGATGACGGCAAGAGCACTTTCATACTCTGGCGCGCCTTCGCGCAAGGAACCCTCAGCAGCGGCCATCATCGCGCCTGCAATCTGGCCAGCCTGACGCATCACTTCAATCTCCTCAGGAGATTTTATGGTCCGCATAGCGCCCATGATTGGAGCAATGTCGCTCAGCTGCGTGCCCTGCAGCTCTTTATCGAAGAAGTTGCGAACAATGGCAGGGATCTGGTTCAGCTCAACGTGAATGTTTTGAGCATTTTCGTCACCAATGGCACGGTGCAGAACGTTAGACCAGCTGTTTTCGCCAAAGTCTTCCCACTTCATCACGTTTTCAACCCAGGTCATCGCTTCAACCATCTCGCTTTCCATAAGCGGGGTAACGACGACAGGGGCTTCATCTGGACGCACTACGAGGAAGGTCGGACGACCAAACTCAATGCTCAGGTAGCCCCAGAAGCCTGCGAAGTAAGCAATAGAGCTTTCATCTGTCAGAACAGCAACATCAATGTTGTTCTCTTTCAGGCGACGCTGAAACTCAGCTGTTCTTTGTTTTGCTTGTTCGAGCATAAGTCACTCCCATTCTTCGACGACCAGAAGACTGAGCTGATTAGTCAGGTCAGTCAGTGCTTTGGTCGTGCAGTTCTCCGACTGCGTTTTCAAATTCGAGACAAAGGTCCCCTGCATCCTCAAGTCAGCTCGCAGCTGTATTCGAGAAAGTGAGCGGAGGAGAAAAACTCCTCAGTTTGAGTGCTCTCATAATGGAGAGCACTCTGAGTGTTGGTTGTTAGGTGCTAGTCCAGCAGACCCGGTAAAAACAGCGAGAGTTCTGGAACAAACGTCACTATCAAAACCATTGGCAGATGCCCCAGCAGCAGGAACTTCATGGTTGGGCCGATGTACTCAGAGAGCTCCATCTTCGTCACACCACCTGCCATGTAAAGCAGAGGGGCGCAAGGAGGAGATACGTTACCTAAACCAAGGTTAGTTCCCACAATCGCAGCAAAGTGAATTGGATCAACGCCGATTTTCTGGATCACCGGCAGCAGGATAATCGCTGCCAGAACACCACCAGAAACATCATCAATGAT
Coding sequences:
- a CDS encoding M24 family metallopeptidase, with the protein product MLEQAKQRTAEFQRRLKENNIDVAVLTDESSIAYFAGFWGYLSIEFGRPTFLVVRPDEAPVVVTPLMESEMVEAMTWVENVMKWEDFGENSWSNVLHRAIGDENAQNIHVELNQIPAIVRNFFDKELQGTQLSDIAPIMGAMRTIKSPEEIEVMRQAGQIAGAMMAAAEGSLREGAPEYESALAVINAGTRKAAGFLTAKGWEAFVSPMIHNLQIMQSGTDTSMVHRRASVKNYKVGDPVYFCFCNMAQFKQYKLGFDRMFFVKEVSDEAAKVQMAAIEAQQAALKSIKAGVLAEDVAEAANEVYRARGYETGYRTGRSIGMAYLEAPELKAADKTVLQPGMTFAVDGGISVDGQTGGRIGDSIVVTETGFEYLTDYSRDLLVV
- the purU gene encoding formyltetrahydrofolate deformylase, translated to MSLILKMTCPDQPGVVADLSNRLNQNGCNILESSQFFQPEPGTKQEDGIGKFFIRMNLQPSGQTDRAALDATLDEFAEAFKAEISLDDTTRVIPTILMVSKFDHCLIDILYRVQTGKLPIEIKAVVSNHANSRADVERLGIPFYLWPVNKENKAEQEAKLDELIERTGAELVVLARYMQILSDQLSSKHFGKIINIHHSFLPAFKGAMPYNRAWERGVKHIGATAHYVTPDLDEGPIIEQDAERISHAETPADLVRRGQDVEARVLARALKLHAEGRVFIHGNRTVIFQQ
- a CDS encoding bifunctional 5,10-methylenetetrahydrofolate dehydrogenase/5,10-methenyltetrahydrofolate cyclohydrolase translates to MTQAQIICGKTLAAVIDEEVKEAIASLHASFGKTPKLTVVVVGDDPASAIYVNNKVKRCRKVGIESEKLALDANIFQAELTQVIRDLSADPDTHGILLQLPLPNGMNAREILHEIAPEKDVDGFHPLNFGSFMAGSQDALAPCTPQGCLRLLKTVIDDFHGKDATVIGCSNIVGKPMAELLLQQGCSVTSVHHLSHDIEGKVRAADIIVAAAGSPHLVKADWVKPGAVVIDVGINRLRDLGDGKSGIVGDVDFEAVSKVASAITPVPGGVGPLTISYLLVNTVRAFAHQIGASKIEL